Sequence from the Rutidosis leptorrhynchoides isolate AG116_Rl617_1_P2 chromosome 3, CSIRO_AGI_Rlap_v1, whole genome shotgun sequence genome:
AGGGAATATACTCAAGAAGACCTAGAACAATTGTATGCTAAATATGAAGAGCTTCATAGCTTTTTCAAAATGCTTAGCAATATAGATTGGATGCATTGATGCAGAGGGGAAAATATACGTGAGGTGATAACAATTATCCAATGATCATGCTAGAAGTTTAGTCTTATACAACATACGAATTTAGCATGCCTACTTTGTAGTAGTGCTTGCAAGCTACTTGAATGTCCTAAACACCAGTCCCTTATCAAATATTTTATACCTACATGTTCGAATCCTAATAAAATTCTCTCATATCAAGACCTCAACCACTAACCGTATTTCATttcaattatattatatttactaatTTTCACTTACTTGGTATGTGACCTAAAAGTGGTCTTGTCTGGCAAATTTGCCTTCAAATTACTCTGCATACCAACTGACACGAAGATATTAGTGATTTTAATCTAATCAAAACGGAGTTTTCTGTAACTTAAGCatcaaatataaataaataaaaaaataaaaacataagcaCTCACCAATAAAGAGATTGTTAACATCTGTGGAATCCCAAAAAAACTAAATAAAAATCACATAAAAAAACACTTCAAAGGTGGCTATTGCTATTCATCCTGTATACTTTGATGATTGTACAAATTATCCAATTAACCAAAAATATTTCTACAGCTCAAGAAATTTCATTAGAGAGCCTACGCATTAACATCAAAAGGATACCCCTCTACTGAATTTCCCCATCCTCTCCAACTTCCCCATCTTCAAGCTCCTCATTACCACCACCATTTTTACGAGATTCTCTCTTGTGCTTTTTATGCTTACTTTCACTCTCTGATTCAGGCGAATACGCATGCTGCAATGTAATAGGATACACAAATTATAGATAATTTTACACCAGACGTAGTAGTCAGTACTAGGTGACAAATTCCAACCCATATACCTAATAATAAGTTCATGCGTCAAAAAAAACCTGTACCGGGCATGTAGGTTGAAAGTAGGGATGGCAAAAAACCCGTACCGGATGAAGATACCCGAAACGGGTAAATGGGTCTAGGGTCGGCTATGGGGACGGATTTTAATTTTTTTGCGGGTCCGGTTTCGGGATGATTTTAGCCACAAACCCGACTACCCGCCCGTATACGTGAAAAAAGACCCTAGTCTATATACCCGGCCCGTAAACCCGATTACTCGGCCCGTATACACGATTACCCGGTCCGTATTAACGAAAAAAGACTCGAATACCCGCAGCGAAACCCGTTTACCCAATAGTTCGTGAGTAAATGGGGACCCGGATACACGTGGGGAAACCCGTTTATCTGCTAGTTAGTAACTAAATGGGGAGCTGAATGGTCCGGGTCTGGGTTTGGGACTGGTTTTTTGAATCGGGTTCGGGATTACCTAAACCCTGCCCTAACTCGACCAGATTACATCCCTAGTTGAAAGTCAACCAAAATCGTTTTCACACACTGAGAAATGACACATTTCAAACTTCATCTAATTGGACCCATTACCCGACGTGTCTGATTAATACATACATATGATGTAATATAAGATGGTCAGATATTTTAAACTGAATGTACCTTTCTTGACTTTTTGCGATCACTGCCATGTCGACGAGACTTCTTAGATTCGTCCCTTTCGTCCTTGTCAGAACTGACATCATCTTGATGTCTCTTCCGATGTTTCCGGTCTCTCTTTTTGTCCTCCTTTTGTTCAACAATATCCATATTCTCACTatctgaatcatccttcttggaacgttctttttctttttcacgcTCCTCTTTCTCCCTACGTTCTTTCTCCTTTCTCTTCTCCTTTTCCTCCTTTCTCGCCTATAAGGTGGGGCCCATAACAATGAAACAATGATCACCAATACCTAATATATGTAAATCACGAAACATAAAAAATGGAATGGATTATTAACCTTCTCCTCTTCCCGTTTTCGTTCTTTCTCTTTTGCCTTCTCCACCAAACGAGCAACATATTCCTCAAACGTCTCACGGGCAACGGTCTCATCACCAATAGCTCTAATTACACAAGTAAAAAAATTAATACAATGGTTTCAAGCAAAATTCACAAGAcctcattttataattaataattctgATATCTATAATTATCACACACAGTAGTTTGAAAAAATGGTATTTGTAATCATATTTGACACCTTAAATATTTTCAAATATAGACACCATAAACATATGAAAGAGTTTTTGGACATCCGAGCCCCTTTTAACGAGAACCCGTTTTAACTAGTAGGATATCTTCATCAATTGGACTTCGGTGGCAAATACCATACCTGTATTCAGAGCTTTCTTCAACAAGTTGCAGACATTCCTCCCATGTAGAAGATGCAGTTATATCCTGGTTCAAGCAGCAACGTAAAATAATCTCTCATGGAGATGCTCAAtgtatagattatagattatattattattattaatattaaatattaatttatgcaTACCTTCGTTTCATACAATAAATCAGTAAAATCTTTGACAAGACGCTGACGCTTTTTAATTTCCTTTTCCTCTTTCTCCTTTGCCCTCTCAATTAAGTCTTCAAACACAAACTGGAAACAAACATAACATCAGAACACCCAGCGtcagaaaaaaaataaacagcACAATATTATAATGTTAGATTTTATCATGTTTACCTGCAAATTAACATCTGACAAAGATGAAATGATGTCCTCCTCTAGAACAAGCTTCAAATCTTCCAATTTCCATGTCGTCAAAACAGTGACCTTTATAAGGTAcatgtataaaaaaaaaaaggtaagATAAATATAAGCATCATATTATGTCTAATGTAGACATACAGACAGAGGACATATAACCATTCTTACCTTCTTCAGTTTCAAAGCATCTTTCACGCGGGTCTTGTCTTCATGATACTGTCAAGTGAATAGAAACAATTAGACTTGAAGACAATAGACAATGACTTGCAAAAAAAGTTTGGAAATTTTTATGAACACGTATACAAAGTCATAATGTACATGGATGAGTATATAATTGCTTAAAATACCTTTTTATCCAACTCCTCAACTGCATCCTCATACAAATCTTTTGGAGTTGAGCCAGAGGTATTTGAAGCAACAGCCTGATAAGCTACAGACTCTTTCACCTGCGATAGATACATAATAAGAACAGAAAAAAACAGAAAATTATCTATGGATCTATAGAAAGGTCAAGTGATTATACCTTCTGACAGTAATCACGCCATTGTGTTTTAGCATTGAGTGTACCAGAAACCACATGTTCATCCATCATCTTGCGAAACTCGTCACGGTTTTTACGCTCCACCCTCTTTATATGTTCCTTCAAGAAGAAAAAAAACACAAGTTTAATAATGGTTGACATCATATTGCCTTCAACAGTACAGAGTTGTTAAAAAATCACCTTTTTTATTTTCCTTTGCTCGTCTTCTTCCTTCTCTAGGTCACGAATATATTCCTGAAAAATCTCCAAACGATCGATTTTCTCAAGGCGTGTACATCTTTCATCATCTTCCAAACGATCAATCACTTTTCGCCACTGAGTATCCACCTGGATAGAAAATATTgtgttaataatggtaataatatccaTCTAACCAGTTATAATTACTAAGTCTAAGTTCCTCAAGGACTCACCTTAATCAAGCCACAAGATTCCAAAAACTGTCTGTACTCTAATCTGTACTGTCGTTGCTCTTCTTGAGCTTTTGCTCTCTCCTGCATTAGCATCCATAATTTTATTAGATTCCATAAAAAAACAAGTAAAATAAAAACTATGCATTAAATGCATGTGAATAGATAAGGTAACACATTCAGGATAAGACAAGAGTTTTACTTTCTTCTGTAGATCAACGAGGTAGGTTTGAAATAGATCTTCTCGGTCAGATGCTCGATCAACAGCTTTAAATCGTTCATCATCTTCAAAGAGTGCGATcgctttgctacattaaaacataCGAGTAGTACCATTAACATGTCTGAAAAGAAAGCATGTACCGAAACATCATAAAGATCAAACATTGTTTTTAAACACTGAGATATTTACCTCCATCTCATGGATGACGTTAATTCCTTGGACTCCTGAAAGGGGTTTAGTGGCATAAACATGTTAACACAACATCCATACATACATAGAAAGCATTAACTTCTTGaaaaaaatacatacaaataaGATGTTAAAATAAGTTAAACGTAGAAGATGAGAAAACGTACTTCCAACATCTTCGTGAACTCTTCTTTTGCTTTTCTCTGCTTCAAACGCCTCTCCTCAGTCTCCAATTTCTTTCTTTGCATCAAATACTATGATAGCATAACACAAAATAGGATCAGGAAAAAGGACTAACACAACATATAAAGACATATATGCACGAGTGCTATCAACCAAAGAGGCTACCTCGTTGAACGCTTGTTTCCGTTCACCGTGTGATTTCAATGCACCATATCTTTTATCATTTATGATCAACTTCATTGCCTGGCAAACCATATTCATCATCAATAACAAGCACTTAACAAATAACAAAAAGTAGCAGAGATCTATAAATACAGTACCTGCTCCCAGCTCGAATCAGACTTGACATTTGCTTCCTCCAATAACGATTTAAATGCAATTTTTGCCTCCTAAAACCATCGATAGATATACTTTCATTGTGTAACGGGCCACTACAGATTCATGTAAACAGGATTAACACATTTTCAGAATTTTACCTGCTTAGTCGCATATATAAAAGTTTCACCATCGGCAACTCTCTCTTCTGATGATGTAGTGTTCACTTTTCCAGCAGCCGCCATGCCTTTCTTTGCTTCCTGTCATTCACATC
This genomic interval carries:
- the LOC139898760 gene encoding pre-mRNA-processing protein 40A translates to MDNNPQNPPSQALRPPTVGSIGSQSFGTNFGMQYRPAIAAQHGQPYMQSALGAQQYRPVGQPQLPQYSQPMQQRPGQPGHPTQSSQPMAMPYMQPSQFQNSGVSHSSYAMHAPVASNGGQPWMSSGNLGPPTATSLSLTQAGQQPPSVTPTNQTSSASNANQDASAADWQEYTAADGRRYYYNKRTKQSSWEKPPELMTPLERADASTAWKEFTTAEGKKYYYNKDTKQSKWTIPEELKLAREQAEKEASRVTQSPGTLTPSAHDQPSASIGSANEVSISPVAVTPVIPSGNAPPNVGSVSSSIAIPTPAVGGSMISANVQSSPMGKTENSFSVGAQKDINGVSAQDTEEAKKGMAAAGKVNTTSSEERVADGETFIYATKQEAKIAFKSLLEEANVKSDSSWEQAMKLIINDKRYGALKSHGERKQAFNEYLMQRKKLETEERRLKQRKAKEEFTKMLEESKELTSSMRWSKAIALFEDDERFKAVDRASDREDLFQTYLVDLQKKERAKAQEEQRQYRLEYRQFLESCGLIKVDTQWRKVIDRLEDDERCTRLEKIDRLEIFQEYIRDLEKEEDEQRKIKKEHIKRVERKNRDEFRKMMDEHVVSGTLNAKTQWRDYCQKVKESVAYQAVASNTSGSTPKDLYEDAVEELDKKYHEDKTRVKDALKLKKVTVLTTWKLEDLKLVLEEDIISSLSDVNLQFVFEDLIERAKEKEEKEIKKRQRLVKDFTDLLYETKDITASSTWEECLQLVEESSEYRAIGDETVARETFEEYVARLVEKAKEKERKREEEKARKEEKEKRKEKERREKEEREKEKERSKKDDSDSENMDIVEQKEDKKRDRKHRKRHQDDVSSDKDERDESKKSRRHGSDRKKSRKHAYSPESESESKHKKHKRESRKNGGGNEELEDGEVGEDGEIQ